The Pantoea eucalypti sequence GTTCATGCTTACATTGGCCACGATAAAAACAATCCTGGGTACTTTTTACGCAATCAGATTGAGTATAACTGGCTTGCTGTCACCGGTGCATGTTTGATGATAGATCGTCAAAAATATGAATCAATCAACGGTTTTGATGAGTCTTTCCCGATTGCTTATAATGATGTCGATATTTGTATGCGTCTTGTTGAAAAAGGCTATTACAATGTTATGTGTCAGGCTGTAACATTGATTCATCATGAATCAGTGTCTCGAGGACTTGACCACATGGATGAGGTAAAAGTTAAGCGTCTACAAAATGAATTAGGTCGCCTTAATAGCAAGCATCCTCAATACTATCAGCATGACCCATTCTATAATGTGAATTTTGCTTTCAATGGACATAATTTCGAGATTATGAAATGATTATTTACGATAACACTGTTAATCCTGCTTATACGAAAGAAGAGATGGATCTGATTTCACTTCGTCATTTAGCTAAAGACGCCAGAGTTATCTCCTTTGATTTTTTCGATACCCTCTTTGTTCGACCTCTGGATGATCCGGAAGACGCCTTTGATCTTCTGGCAAATAAGTTTCTAATTCCTGACTTCAGACAATTACGCCGTAAAGCACAAAAGGATGCTTTTGTGCAGATGGTCAAAGAAGGCCGGAAAGAAATAACATTAAGAAATATTTATAACAATTTCCATGATAGCCGGGCAGATAGTGAAAGCATCATGGAAGCTGAATATCAGCTTGAATTAGCACTTGTTGAACCTAATCCATTTTTTAAGGATTTCTTCAATGAACTGATTGCTGCTGGTAAAACAGTGGTTATTACTTCTGACATGTATCTTGATGAAGGTTTCTTTCGGGAAGCATTGAGTAAATACAATATGGCTGAAGTCCCTCTGTTCATTTCGGCCGATCGTAATGCAACCAAGCGCGATACCGGAGAAATATTCGACTTTTTGATTGCTGAATGCGAAGTTGAACCTCATGAGGTTTTACATATCGGTGACAATGAGTTAGCTGATTATATTAAGCCACGTGAAAAAAATATCCGTGCGTGGCACTACGAGCCAATTCATCTGGCGAATAAAGGAAAGAAACAGTCCCTGGCTTCCTCCTTGATTAACGGAATGCTCCGGACCTTGCAGTCTGAAAATATTAATGCAGACTCTTTTCAGAAATTAGGCTACAAGTATCAGGCGCCTGCAACATGGGGATTTCTGGAGTGGATTCGTAAGCAAAGCATTGCCGATAGCATTGACAAATTATTATTTGTTTCGCGTGATGGTTATTCACTCGAAAGGATAGCTTCGCATCATTTTCAGGGTAAGTTGCCAGAGTTTTCCTATTTTATGGGATCCCGTATTGCCTTTAACCTGGCTTTAATGGATGAAGCTAATTTTAATGAGAATCTCAGTTTTCTGATGTCAGGATCTGATGGTTTATCACCTGGTGAATTACTGGAGCGTATTGGTGTAGAGCCTCCAGCAGATGAAGTAATGTTGTCTGTAGGTATTGCTCCTGACATGATCATAGCGCCAGATAACTATGACTTAGTGCATAAGTTCCTTATTGCATTACGTGCAGAGATTCTCAAAGTATGCCAGCGTAATCGACGTGGACTATTTATGTATCTTCATTCTTTAGGTATTAATGAGGGGGATACGGTAGCTATGGTTGATGTTGGCTGGAGTGGAACCACGCAAGAAGCATTCATTCATACTGTAAAAAAATTTATGAACATAAATGTTATTGGCTACTATTTCTGCATTGCCAATACGTATGAAAGAAAACGACGTTCGCCGCATCAGATCATGAAAGCTTTCATTAACAATGACTCTACCAGTCCAGCTTTAGTGGATAAGATTTATGAAAACCGGGTAGCAATTGAGTTGTTTTTCTCTGCACCACATAATACGGTTATAGGTTATAAGCCTATTAAAAATACAGTACTTCCTGTAACGGATCCCGGACGTATAAAGTCTAAGGACCATAATTTAATCAATGCGCAACTAACTGAAGGTGTCGATAGGTTTAGTGAGGATTTCCTGCATATGATAGGGAGATTGCAGGTCAAACTGACCCCTATGCAGCTTGCTCAGCCCTTAATTTCGTTGACGACTAATGATGACTGGCGCAAAAATAAATTATTTATGCAGATAGAAAACTTTGATTCATGGGGCAGTACACGTAACAAAGTTATCAAGTTTCAGGATTATTTTCAGAACACCTCTCAATGCTGAATAAGCCG is a genomic window containing:
- a CDS encoding HAD family hydrolase gives rise to the protein MIIYDNTVNPAYTKEEMDLISLRHLAKDARVISFDFFDTLFVRPLDDPEDAFDLLANKFLIPDFRQLRRKAQKDAFVQMVKEGRKEITLRNIYNNFHDSRADSESIMEAEYQLELALVEPNPFFKDFFNELIAAGKTVVITSDMYLDEGFFREALSKYNMAEVPLFISADRNATKRDTGEIFDFLIAECEVEPHEVLHIGDNELADYIKPREKNIRAWHYEPIHLANKGKKQSLASSLINGMLRTLQSENINADSFQKLGYKYQAPATWGFLEWIRKQSIADSIDKLLFVSRDGYSLERIASHHFQGKLPEFSYFMGSRIAFNLALMDEANFNENLSFLMSGSDGLSPGELLERIGVEPPADEVMLSVGIAPDMIIAPDNYDLVHKFLIALRAEILKVCQRNRRGLFMYLHSLGINEGDTVAMVDVGWSGTTQEAFIHTVKKFMNINVIGYYFCIANTYERKRRSPHQIMKAFINNDSTSPALVDKIYENRVAIELFFSAPHNTVIGYKPIKNTVLPVTDPGRIKSKDHNLINAQLTEGVDRFSEDFLHMIGRLQVKLTPMQLAQPLISLTTNDDWRKNKLFMQIENFDSWGSTRNKVIKFQDYFQNTSQC